The Candidatus Obscuribacterales bacterium region ATAAATAACATAGGTTGCGTTAGGGCGACCATGGCGGGGCTCTCCTACAGAACCAGCATTAATAATCTGTTTCACCGGCGTTGTGAACTGGTGGGTGGTGTTTGGATGGTTGGGTTGATGCACCCGCACGGAGAGATGACCTTGATCCAGCCGGCGCACGTAGGGGACATGGGTGTGGCCACAGAATAGGGTGTCAGCTCCGGTGGCAAACACTCGTTCTAAGGCGGCGAAGTTATCCATACTTGGCAGCAAATATTCATGCTGGCTATTGGGACTACCATGGACAAAACAGAGGTTATCTCGTTGCAAACTCATGGGCAACGTTGCTAGATAGTCGCGTACTTCAGGATGGATCGCTTGATTCGTCCATTCATGGGCTAGGCGTCCGCGTTTTTCGGCAAGTTGGGAAGGGTAGCTACATTCGCAGGCATTCAGCCCTTCCACAATATCTTCATCCCAACAGCCTTGACAGGTGGGGATATCTAGGGAGCGGATCATTTCTACAACGGCATTGGGATGGGGGCCATAGCCCACCAGATCGCCAAGACAGTAGATTTGATCCGCTTGCTGATCATCTATATCGGATAGGACAGCATTGAGTGCTTCATAATTCCCGTGAATGCAGGATATAACGGCAAGTTTCATCGTGTTCTCCTCATGGTTCGACCGAAAAATTAGGCTGTTGCCTCGACGAGTTGGCGCATCTGTTGCTGATATTGGGCGATCGCTTCATCGGGCAAACAAGCATCCACAATCGCCTGAGCGATCGCCTCTTGATCTACAGTCCATCCAATCACCTCAATGCCACTGAAGCGATCGGGACGTCCATCCAACCAGCGCGGAATCATCAGTTCCGTATATTCACTGCCCGGCAAACCGTTCACAAAATCGATATGAAAGGCGCGCCCATCCGGCATTTCAAAGATTCCCTTAGCCCGATGCACCTGACCATAGGCTCCACCGATGATCTCGTTCCATACCGTATCTAAACTGGGTGGATCAAACACCTGACCCGTGAGGGGCGATCGCCAAATTGCCGGTAGATCGGGGTGATCAGCGATCGCTATCTCATTGCCAGGAAGCACCTCATCTGCCCAGCCGTGCCACTCCGAATCGGTGAAAGTTATGGGCAGGATGGCGACGCGATGGCAAGGTAGAGATGCCAAAAAGGATGAGGTTAGATCAAGGTGAAAGCCAAGCTCTACAAAGACTTGGGCATCGTCTGGCAGGTTGCTAAACACCTGAGTGACTTGGTCGTCTGGAATCACCTGCACCCAAGGAAACTGATAGGCAATACGGGCTAAGTCTACCGAAATAGTTCCCAGACCTGGACAAAAATAAAATATTGGCCGGGATTGATCGGCAAAAAACTGACTCATCCAAGCCGTTTTTCCGCTGCCCGACGGGCCAGCAACTGCAATCATAGGGGAGGAAGACATGGGAATTATGGAGATGATTAACGGAGCAGAATAGGCGTGATCATATCAGAGGCTTGACAATCCATCAGCTCTTGGCGCAACTGCTCGGCATCCAGCCGCCGTCCAATAAACACCAGTTGGTTCGCGTAGGGCGAGGAATTCCAAGGCTCCACGTCTAGGGTACAGCGCTTACCGCTAAGCTGAAAAATATGTTTATGCTGGCTTTCGGCA contains the following coding sequences:
- a CDS encoding metallophosphoesterase family protein, translated to MKLAVISCIHGNYEALNAVLSDIDDQQADQIYCLGDLVGYGPHPNAVVEMIRSLDIPTCQGCWDEDIVEGLNACECSYPSQLAEKRGRLAHEWTNQAIHPEVRDYLATLPMSLQRDNLCFVHGSPNSQHEYLLPSMDNFAALERVFATGADTLFCGHTHVPYVRRLDQGHLSVRVHQPNHPNTTHQFTTPVKQIINAGSVGEPRHGRPNATYVIYDTDTAQVALREVPYDYQRTCAAIIEQGLPPIFAWRLAQGLEFAERADDPGHVCQR